A window of Mucilaginibacter paludis DSM 18603 contains these coding sequences:
- a CDS encoding MFS transporter translates to MSVPKLPFRKQLAYAAGMMGWSIMTNIIIVMLPFFYLPPSNSGLVPLVPQLLVFGVLNIMSVIAASGRLFDAFYDPFIASLSDKSENPRGRRIPFMKRAIFPAVLFCCLTFYPVVKRESTDNAFWLVFTLIGFFVSATTYIIPYNALLPEMTQTAADKVKLSSFQQIGFVLGIIFSALVNNFADLIQRYLHIVNRTTSLQYTILGLKHICGFGDDDPCFYNRREEIF, encoded by the coding sequence ATGTCCGTACCGAAGTTGCCTTTCAGAAAACAGCTTGCCTATGCTGCCGGTATGATGGGATGGAGTATCATGACCAATATAATTATTGTGATGCTCCCTTTTTTTTACCTGCCGCCATCAAATTCAGGTTTGGTTCCTTTAGTACCCCAATTGCTGGTATTTGGAGTATTGAACATCATGTCAGTAATAGCGGCATCGGGCAGGTTATTCGATGCTTTTTACGATCCTTTTATTGCCTCTTTGAGCGACAAAAGCGAAAATCCGCGAGGACGCCGTATTCCGTTTATGAAGCGGGCCATCTTTCCGGCTGTATTGTTTTGCTGCCTTACCTTTTACCCGGTAGTTAAGCGGGAGAGTACAGACAATGCATTTTGGCTGGTGTTTACCTTGATCGGCTTTTTTGTTTCGGCAACAACTTATATTATACCATACAATGCCTTGCTACCCGAAATGACCCAGACTGCCGCCGATAAGGTTAAACTATCTTCGTTTCAGCAAATCGGTTTTGTTTTGGGAATCATTTTCTCGGCTTTGGTTAATAATTTTGCCGATCTGATCCAACGTTATCTTCATATTGTAAATCGTACAACATCACTTCAATATACCATTTTGGGGCTTAAGCATATTTGCGGGTTTGGTGATGATGATCCCTGTTTTTACAATCGACGAGAAGAAATATTCTAA
- a CDS encoding GNAT family N-acetyltransferase, which translates to MTTIEKATLLDVNEINILVNKAYRGESSKKGWTTEADLLDGLRIDEDTLAAYINDEDAAVLKHSNGERITGCIYLKVNKNKLYICMLTVEPELQNTGIGNILLKEADKYADKVKCDTLWMTVISARKELIEYYERKGFKLTGEIRPFPENPTFGIKKKPIELIVMEKHKELTGQ; encoded by the coding sequence ATGACGACGATTGAAAAAGCCACATTGTTGGATGTAAACGAGATAAATATTTTGGTTAACAAAGCATACCGTGGCGAATCGTCAAAAAAGGGATGGACAACCGAAGCAGACCTGTTAGATGGTTTACGAATAGATGAAGATACTTTAGCAGCGTATATAAACGACGAAGATGCTGCTGTTTTAAAACACAGCAATGGTGAACGTATAACGGGTTGTATTTACTTAAAGGTGAATAAAAACAAACTTTATATTTGTATGCTTACCGTTGAGCCAGAGCTTCAAAACACAGGGATTGGTAACATATTGTTGAAAGAGGCCGATAAATATGCCGACAAAGTAAAATGTGATACCCTTTGGATGACGGTAATATCTGCCCGGAAAGAACTTATTGAATACTATGAGCGCAAAGGGTTTAAACTAACCGGAGAAATTAGGCCATTCCCGGAAAACCCGACGTTTGGAATAAAAAAGAAGCCTATTGAGTTAATCGTAATGGAAAAACACAAGGAACTAACAGGCCAATAA
- a CDS encoding MlaE family ABC transporter permease, which produces MSAPNSTAIAKTGFSFKRWLTGIFIDLYNVYKFVLRFFKEVFFPPYEFKEILKQCYDVGVKSLLLISVTGFIVGVIFTKQSRPSLSEFGATSWLPSLVSIAILRALASLVTALIAAGKVGSSIGAELGSMRVTEQIDAMEVSGTKPFKYLVCTRVLATTITIPLLASYTAFIALLGGYLNVSQNEGTSYTTFMEQVFEPLTFIDFWSTLAKSIMFGFTIGIVGCYQGYNSSRGTEGVGKAANAAVVTAMFLVFIEEVIIVQIFGWFR; this is translated from the coding sequence ATGTCCGCCCCAAACAGTACCGCAATAGCAAAAACAGGATTTTCATTTAAAAGGTGGTTAACAGGCATTTTTATTGATCTGTACAATGTTTATAAATTTGTGCTCCGCTTTTTTAAGGAGGTATTTTTTCCGCCTTACGAGTTTAAAGAGATATTAAAGCAATGCTATGATGTTGGGGTTAAATCACTGTTGCTCATATCGGTAACGGGGTTTATTGTGGGTGTAATTTTCACTAAGCAGTCCAGGCCTTCCCTATCCGAGTTCGGCGCAACTTCATGGCTTCCTTCGCTGGTATCTATCGCTATTTTACGGGCGCTGGCTTCGTTGGTAACAGCACTTATAGCTGCGGGTAAAGTAGGGTCGAGCATTGGTGCCGAGCTGGGATCTATGCGGGTTACCGAACAAATTGATGCCATGGAAGTATCCGGAACCAAGCCTTTTAAATACTTGGTTTGTACGCGCGTATTAGCCACCACCATTACTATCCCTTTGTTGGCCAGTTATACTGCTTTTATCGCCTTGTTGGGTGGGTATTTAAATGTGAGTCAAAATGAAGGTACCAGCTATACTACCTTTATGGAGCAGGTGTTTGAGCCCTTAACATTTATTGATTTTTGGTCTACCCTGGCTAAATCAATCATGTTTGGTTTCACCATAGGTATTGTAGGCTGCTACCAGGGCTATAACTCATCCCGCGGAACAGAGGGAGTAGGTAAAGCTGCTAATGCCGCAGTAGTAACCGCCATGTTCCTGGTGTTTATCGAAGAAGTAATTATTGTTCAAATTTTCGGTTGGTTTCGTTAA
- a CDS encoding ABC transporter ATP-binding protein, translating to MEKAKAAIDRKNAVISIRGLKKSFEANEVLRGIDLDLYQGENLVVLGRSGTGKSVLIKIISGLLKPDEGEVKVFGQELTHITEKELQELRIRIGFSFQNSALYDSMTVRKNLEFPLVRNRKKLSRKEIDTAIETTLDAVGLLKAINQMPSELSGGQRKRIGIARTLILNPEIMLYDEPTAGLDPLTCIEINNLINEVQERYHTSSIIITHDLTCAKMTGDRVAMLLDGKFEREGSFDEVFNTDDERVKPFFDYNFIK from the coding sequence ATGGAAAAAGCGAAAGCAGCTATAGACCGTAAAAACGCGGTTATCAGTATCAGGGGATTAAAAAAATCATTTGAAGCCAATGAGGTGCTGCGGGGGATTGACCTTGACCTCTATCAGGGAGAAAATTTGGTAGTACTTGGCCGTTCGGGCACAGGCAAATCCGTTTTAATCAAAATTATTTCGGGCTTGCTAAAACCTGACGAAGGCGAAGTAAAAGTGTTTGGACAGGAACTGACGCATATTACTGAGAAAGAGCTACAGGAATTAAGGATCAGGATAGGATTTTCATTCCAGAACAGTGCCTTATATGATAGCATGACGGTGCGTAAAAACCTGGAATTCCCTTTGGTAAGAAACAGAAAAAAACTATCCCGCAAGGAAATTGATACCGCCATTGAAACTACGCTTGATGCCGTAGGGTTGTTAAAAGCCATCAACCAAATGCCATCAGAACTTTCAGGCGGGCAGCGTAAGCGGATAGGCATAGCGCGTACCTTGATACTGAACCCAGAAATTATGTTGTATGATGAGCCTACTGCAGGTCTTGATCCGCTTACCTGTATCGAAATCAATAACCTGATTAACGAGGTACAGGAGAGATATCATACATCTTCTATCATTATTACACATGATTTAACCTGTGCTAAAATGACGGGCGACCGGGTTGCCATGCTACTTGACGGAAAGTTTGAGCG